The sequence CGACGTTTCAGAAGTTTTTCACAACGCGATACTATAATCAAAATATACAAGATGTTCCTCCAGCAAAGTGTTGGAGGGATATTTTTTTATAAAAAAAGGAAATTAAGATGAAAAGCATACAATTAGAGTAGGAACATAAAACAATCAAAGGAGGGAACAACCTATTAGAAAATCGCAAACCATATATTCTGAAATAAGGAGGGAATGCCGTGTGCTCAAACAAAACAAGGAGAATGAGACAATGGATTGGCACATGTTATGGAGATAGAACAACTTGCTGAACACGTTATTTTAAAGGCTCAAAACAAAGGGGCAAGTGATGTTCATGTTTTACCCGAGGGAAATGACTATAGAATATTTTTTCGAATTGGCGGTTATTTAATTCAATTTTTTAATCTGACACCAGATGAAGGGGTTCGCCTTATTTCCTACTTTAAATACTTATGCAATATGGATGTCGGGGAAAGGAGACGTCCGCAAAGCGGATCGATTCAATTTTTGCTTAATAAGACAAAACAAGCTTTGCGATTTTCAACGATCACTAATTTCAAATCTCAAGAATCCATGGTGATACGGTTATTGAATCAAACGGAAGTGCATCCTTTAAAAGAAACAACTTTTTTCCACCAAGAAGTTAATGAAATGGAAAAGTTAGTGCAGTTTAAAAGCGGCTTGCTTTTATTTTCTGGCCCAGTTGGATCTGGAAAAACGACCACCATGTACCATTTGATTCGCGAATGCCATTCAAAAAATAATCAGCAAGTCATCACTGTGGAGGATCCCGTGGAGATAGAAGAACCGGCATTTCTTCAAACCGAAGTAAATGAAAAAGCAGGTGTCTTCTATGAGACGCTTTTAAAGTCGAGTTTAAGGCATCATCCAGATACCTTGATCGTAGGAGAAATCAGAGATGAAGAAACGGCCAAAATGGTTATACGAGGAGCTTTAACAGGCCACTTGATCATTGCAAGTATACATGCTAAAAATGCTGTAGGGGTCCTCTCAAGACTGATTGAATTAGGGATAACCCATGAA is a genomic window of Carnobacterium sp. CP1 containing:
- the comGA gene encoding competence type IV pilus ATPase ComGA, coding for MEIEQLAEHVILKAQNKGASDVHVLPEGNDYRIFFRIGGYLIQFFNLTPDEGVRLISYFKYLCNMDVGERRRPQSGSIQFLLNKTKQALRFSTITNFKSQESMVIRLLNQTEVHPLKETTFFHQEVNEMEKLVQFKSGLLLFSGPVGSGKTTTMYHLIRECHSKNNQQVITVEDPVEIEEPAFLQTEVNEKAGVFYETLLKSSLRHHPDTLIVGEIRDEETAKMVIRGALTGHLIIASIHAKNAVGVLSRLIELGITHEQLKQTLLGIVFQKLLPKNCPFCKGDCQMDCSHWNVHEKRATVYEVLSGENLQGCLSNESAILNQPEQMNRSFNCLLRKAYVYGFITQKNFQKYRIP